A stretch of the Lactuca sativa cultivar Salinas chromosome 9, Lsat_Salinas_v11, whole genome shotgun sequence genome encodes the following:
- the LOC128128963 gene encoding uncharacterized protein LOC128128963 → MMRHFTKKRDIVRPGVTRFASAFLTLQSLADKKAQLKQMFTSDEWESCRLSNTVKGKAAYDTVVNATFWTGIALCLKVFAPLVKVLRMVDADRKPSMGFVYGEIQNAKQEIINALGKNKKAYEPIMDIISKKMKGRLDTPLHLTAYLLNPYYLYKNPEIQNDIDVTDAIVDFVDTIYPGDHSLQNHIVMVELPVYMGKQEKFSREIAIKGCEVNNDKFDPANWWVAYGASTPQLRKIATRILSLTTSSSGCERNWSTFEGVHTKKRNRLETSKLNNLVFVQFNANLMENNKKRKTKDMEVLLAKDAIEPDEAMGDEEFLQNRRSSRLRELDEEEFVSEDEEELNEDVEYESDGVNINEQIGATLEEED, encoded by the exons ATGATGAGACACTTTACCAAGAAAAGAGATATTGTGCGACCGGGAGTCACGAGATTTGCTTCCGCATTTCTTACTTTGCAAAGTTTGGCCGATAAAAAGGCCCAACTAAAACAAATGTTTACAAGCGATGAATGGGAATCATGTAGACTTAGCAACACCGTTAAAGGGAAAGCCGCATATGACACGGTGGTAAATGCCACATTTTGGACCGGTATAGCATTATGTTTAAAGGTTTTTGCCCCTTTGGTCAAAGTTCTTCGGATGGTTGATGCGGATCGAAAGCCATCAATGGGTTTTGTATATGGTGAGATTCAAAATGCGAAACAAGAAATTATTAATGCTTTGGGAAAAAATAAAAAAGCGTATGAGCCTATTATGGATATCATTTCGAAAAAGATGAAAGGTAGGCTTGATACACCCCTACATTTGACGGCTTACCTTTTAAATCCATATTATCTTTATAAGAATCCGGAGATCCAAAATGATATTGATGTGACCGATGCGATTGTTGATTTTGTCGATACAATATATCCGGGAGATCATTCTTTGCAAAACCATATTGTGATGGTTGAGTTGCCGGTTTACATGGGTAAACAAGAAAAATTTAGTCGAGAAATTGCAATTAAAGGATGTGAGGTGAACAACGACAAATTTGATCCGG CGAATTGGTGGGTAGCTTATGGTGCCTCAACTCCACAATTGAGAAAGATTGCTACAAGGATACTTTCTTTAACAACTAGTTCTTCGGGGTGTGAAAGAAATTGGAGCACTTTTGAAGGG GTACATACAAAGAAAAGAAATAGATTAGAGACGTCTAAATTGAACAATCTTGTTTTTGTTCAATTTAATGCAAATTTGATGGAAAATAACAAGAAAAGGAAGACTAAggatatggaagtacttttagcAAAAGATGCAA TTGAGCCCGATGAAGCTATGGGTGACGAGGAGTTTTTACAAAATCGTAGAAGTTCTAGATTGAGAGAACTTGATGAGGAAGAATTTGTGTCGGAGGATGAGGAAGAACTAAATGAAGATGTTGAATATGAATCGGATGGAGTTAACATCAACGAACAAATCGGAGCTACATTGGAAGAGGAAGATTAA
- the LOC111909756 gene encoding uncharacterized protein LOC111909756, which yields MTSTTTTLSTGSTAAQENLKRKSNDPGWEYALCVNPKKLERVKCILCNKEMGGGINRLKQHIAQIKGNVSSCPKATKNDQIKCRDALLDNRNKKKGKVDENESLRAQVNIRSSENETITIDDDLMEDSFGSMKAKRSFGPMDRFPNTINPQDVSKMGKRKQENMSNAIRKEHMVRVKEYICRWAYECAIPFHAFEKDSFKIMLEAVGQFGRGAPPPTRYEMGETYLKKEVERTINLLTPYKDEWKSNGCSIMTDAWSDRKRRSIMNLCVNSKMGTVFLSSKESSDEAHTSEHIHEYVESCIKEVGPENVVQIVTDNASNNMGAAKLLKEKRPTIFWTSCATHTLNLMLEGINFNCANFII from the coding sequence ATGACATCAACCACAACAACCCTGTCTACGGGATCAACTGCAGCTCAAGAGAATCTTAAACGCAAATCAAATGATCCTGGATGGGAATATGCATTGTGTGTGAATCCCAAGAAACTGGAGCGAGTGAAATGCATTTTATGTAATAAAGAGATGGGCGGGGGAATCAATAGACTAAAACAACATATTGCACAAATTAAGGGAAATGTTTCTTCATGCCCAAAGGCCACAAAAAATGACCAAATAAAATGTAGAGATGCTCTTCTTGATAACCGAAATAAAAAGAAGGGGAAGGTAGATGAAAATGAGTCTTTAAGAGCACAAGTGAATATTAGAAGTAGTGAGAATGAAACCATTACCATCGATGATGATTTGATGGAAGATTCATTTGGCTCTATGAAGGCTAAACGTTCTTTTGGGCCTATGGATCGGTTTCCAAACACCATCAACCCCCAAGATGTTTCAAAAATGGGAAAGAGAAAACAAGAAAATATGTCAAATGCTATTCGTAAGGAACACATGGTTCGTGTGAAAGAATATATTTGTAGATGGGCCTATGAATGTGCCATTCCTTTTCATGCCTTTGaaaaggatagcttcaaaattaTGTTGGAGGCGGTTGGCCAATTTGGACGTGGGGCACCACCTCCAACTAGATATGAGATGGGAGAAACATATTTAAAGAAAGAAGTAGAAAGAACAATAAATTTGTTGACACCGTACAAAGATGAATGGAAATCTAATGGATGCTCAATAATGACGGACGCATGGTCCGATAGAAAGAGAAGGAGCATCATGAACTTATGTGTTAATTCAAAGATGGGGACTGTTTTTTTGTCATCTAAAGAATCATCGGATGAAGCTCACACAAGTGAACACATACATGAGTATGTTGAAAGTTGCATCAAAGAAGTTGGCCCCGAGAATGTGGTACAAATTGTGACCGACAATGCATCAAATAATATGGGAGCGGCCAAGTTGTTAAAGGAAAAAAGACCAACTATTTTTTGGACATCTTGTGCAACACATACCCTCAATCTTATGCTTGAAGGTATTAATTTTAATTGTGCTAATTTTATAATTTAg